In one window of Microbacterium dextranolyticum DNA:
- a CDS encoding heme o synthase: protein MVQTSVTGSAVHSRRGSVTRKVRAYVELTKPRVLELLLVTTVPVMILAQGGVPNLWLVLATVVGGAMSAGSAAAFNMYLDRDIDAHMRRTEKRPIVTGEVSPRAALVFAWTLAVASTVWLLLTTNWLAATLSAVAIFFYVVIYTIILKRRTEQNIVWGGIAGCFPVLIGWSAVTGSLTWTPFILFLLVFLWTPPHYWPLSMKYKGDYQEADVPMLGATRDGLQVGLQVILYAWATVASSLLLIPVAGMGIVYTASALVFGGWFIVESHVLYNRAARGEQIRPMRVFHASITYLTLLFVAIAVDPLLPF, encoded by the coding sequence ATGGTGCAGACGAGCGTCACGGGATCCGCCGTGCACTCCCGCCGGGGTTCGGTCACCCGCAAGGTCCGCGCCTACGTCGAGCTGACGAAGCCGCGTGTGCTGGAACTCCTGCTGGTCACGACCGTGCCGGTGATGATCCTCGCCCAGGGCGGCGTGCCGAATCTGTGGCTCGTGCTGGCCACCGTCGTCGGCGGCGCGATGAGCGCGGGCTCGGCCGCGGCGTTCAACATGTACCTCGACCGCGACATCGACGCCCACATGCGGCGGACCGAGAAGCGTCCCATCGTCACCGGTGAGGTGTCGCCGCGCGCGGCCCTCGTGTTCGCCTGGACTCTCGCGGTGGCATCCACCGTATGGCTGCTGCTGACGACGAACTGGCTCGCGGCGACGCTGAGCGCCGTCGCCATCTTCTTCTACGTCGTGATCTACACGATCATCCTCAAGCGCCGCACCGAGCAGAACATCGTGTGGGGTGGGATCGCAGGATGCTTCCCCGTGCTGATCGGCTGGTCCGCGGTGACCGGATCGCTCACGTGGACGCCGTTCATCCTGTTCCTCCTCGTCTTCCTCTGGACGCCGCCGCACTACTGGCCGCTGTCGATGAAGTACAAGGGGGACTACCAGGAGGCGGACGTCCCGATGCTCGGGGCCACGCGCGACGGACTGCAGGTGGGCCTTCAGGTGATCCTGTACGCGTGGGCGACGGTGGCATCCTCGCTGCTGCTGATCCCGGTGGCCGGCATGGGGATCGTGTACACCGCGTCGGCGCTCGTCTTCGGCGGCTGGTTCATCGTGGAGTCCCACGTGCTCTACAACCGGGCCGCTCGGGGCGAGCAGATCCGTCCGATGCGCGTGTTCCATGCGTCGATCACGTACCTGACGCTGCTGTTCGTCGCGATCGCGGTCGACCCGCTGCTGCCGTTCTGA
- a CDS encoding COX15/CtaA family protein — MSGTTTSSPAPTTTPTAPGRVLRVVAWLNLLGNVIIIGTGGAVRLTGSGLGCDTWPLCTAGSLTPTPALVSESFHSLIEFGNRMMSPVLGLLALALLVLVWRERRARKDLFVLAWIVMAGILAQAFVGGITVWTGLNPFIVGFHYVASLILVCVCTALVVRLYTAPGLRARAVPRWYAITTHVTTLVLAATIAFGVLTTGAGPHSGDATAGRNGFDATILEHVHAWPGYALFALTIVLTAVAWRSALPTRRWITALLVVELVQIALGLYQARNGVPPLAVGAHMILAAITASLMTVVVLRLKDSRVIDFR, encoded by the coding sequence ATGTCCGGCACGACCACGTCCTCCCCCGCCCCGACGACGACCCCCACGGCCCCCGGCCGCGTGCTGCGCGTCGTGGCGTGGCTCAACCTGCTCGGCAACGTGATCATCATCGGCACCGGTGGCGCCGTGCGGCTCACGGGGTCGGGACTCGGCTGCGACACGTGGCCGCTGTGCACGGCGGGCTCGCTGACCCCCACCCCGGCGCTGGTGAGCGAGAGCTTCCACTCCCTGATCGAGTTCGGCAACCGGATGATGAGCCCGGTGCTCGGGCTGCTCGCTCTCGCGCTGCTGGTCCTGGTGTGGCGTGAGCGGCGCGCCCGCAAGGACCTGTTCGTCCTTGCGTGGATCGTCATGGCGGGCATCCTCGCCCAGGCGTTCGTCGGCGGGATCACGGTGTGGACGGGGCTCAACCCCTTCATCGTCGGTTTCCACTACGTCGCCTCGCTGATCCTCGTGTGCGTGTGCACCGCCCTGGTCGTGCGCCTGTACACGGCACCCGGCCTCCGGGCGCGGGCGGTGCCGCGGTGGTACGCGATCACGACGCATGTGACGACGCTCGTCCTCGCTGCCACGATCGCCTTCGGTGTGCTCACGACCGGTGCGGGCCCCCACTCGGGCGACGCCACCGCCGGGCGGAACGGATTCGACGCGACGATCCTCGAGCACGTGCACGCCTGGCCGGGCTACGCGCTGTTCGCCCTCACGATCGTGCTCACGGCGGTGGCGTGGCGGAGCGCTCTGCCGACCCGGCGCTGGATCACCGCCCTGCTCGTGGTCGAGCTGGTGCAGATCGCGCTCGGCCTCTATCAGGCCCGCAACGGCGTGCCACCGCTCGCCGTCGGCGCGCACATGATCCTCGCCGCGATCACCGCGTCGCTGATGACCGTGGTCGTCCTGCGTCTGAAGGACTCGCGCGTCATCGACTTCCGATGA
- a CDS encoding dinucleotide-utilizing enzyme: MPTNRLIRSTPFWVLVGGSVVTIAGGAYLLISKLTLMASTLTDGTATGVEVYAGQIWAVLGAILIGAGVIGLALALTLGALRAVVSPAATIVEAPVWAEEVVEVVDTPAYTPAAAPAPEVVDAPETRASARAAATESAEPTVAFEAAVDPAAEPTSPEAPTQR, encoded by the coding sequence ATGCCCACCAACCGCCTCATCCGCAGCACCCCGTTCTGGGTGCTCGTGGGCGGATCCGTCGTCACCATCGCCGGCGGCGCCTACCTGCTCATCTCGAAGCTGACCCTCATGGCGTCGACCCTCACCGACGGTACCGCCACCGGTGTCGAGGTCTACGCCGGTCAGATCTGGGCCGTGCTCGGCGCGATCCTCATCGGCGCGGGCGTCATCGGTCTCGCCCTCGCACTGACCCTCGGCGCCCTGCGCGCCGTGGTCTCTCCCGCGGCCACCATCGTCGAGGCGCCGGTCTGGGCCGAAGAGGTCGTCGAGGTGGTCGACACCCCCGCGTACACCCCGGCCGCCGCGCCGGCCCCCGAGGTCGTCGACGCACCCGAGACGCGCGCGTCCGCCCGCGCCGCCGCGACGGAGTCCGCCGAGCCGACCGTCGCGTTCGAGGCGGCAGTCGACCCGGCCGCCGAGCCGACGAGCCCCGAGGCGCCGACGCAGCGCTGA
- a CDS encoding metal-sulfur cluster assembly factor, translating to MTATLTPEKYDDVTEALKDVMDPELGINVVDLGLIYDLSWDEENDALVIHMTLTSAGCPLTDVLEEQTAQALDDVVERFRINWVWMPPWGPERITDDGRDMMRALGFAI from the coding sequence ATGACCGCGACTCTCACTCCCGAGAAGTACGACGACGTCACCGAGGCGCTCAAAGACGTGATGGATCCCGAGCTCGGGATCAACGTCGTCGACCTGGGACTCATCTACGACCTCTCCTGGGACGAGGAGAACGACGCCCTCGTCATCCATATGACGCTGACGTCGGCGGGATGCCCGCTCACCGACGTCCTCGAAGAGCAGACCGCGCAGGCGCTCGACGACGTCGTGGAACGCTTCCGCATCAACTGGGTGTGGATGCCGCCGTGGGGCCCTGAGCGGATCACCGACGACGGGCGCGACATGATGCGCGCACTCGGGTTCGCGATCTGA
- a CDS encoding non-heme iron oxygenase ferredoxin subunit produces the protein MTAQKVLNLSELEQDTAVRVVVDDVPIAVVLDAEGEVHAIGDTCTHGDVSLADGFVEGDTLECWAHGSAFSLRTGRPLNLPAYEPVPVYEVVIDGDDVLIDPAVRKEVN, from the coding sequence ATGACCGCGCAGAAGGTGCTGAACCTCAGCGAGCTCGAGCAGGACACTGCCGTCCGCGTCGTCGTTGACGACGTGCCGATCGCGGTCGTGCTCGACGCGGAGGGCGAGGTGCACGCGATCGGCGACACCTGCACGCACGGCGACGTTTCGCTCGCCGACGGCTTCGTCGAGGGCGACACCCTCGAGTGCTGGGCGCACGGATCGGCGTTCTCGCTGCGCACCGGTCGCCCCCTGAACCTGCCGGCGTACGAGCCGGTGCCCGTCTACGAGGTCGTGATCGACGGGGACGATGTCCTCATCGACCCGGCCGTCCGCAAAGAAGTGAACTGA
- the sufB gene encoding Fe-S cluster assembly protein SufB: MSDVLIDRPELDGLGVYEFGWHDPDAAGASAKRGLSEAVVRDISALKAEPEWMLKTRLKGHQLFGRKPMPTWGADLSEIDFDNIKYFVRSTEKQAQSWEDLPEDIRNTYEKLGIPEAERARLVAGVAAQYESEVVYHQINEELEKQGVIFMDTDTALREHPEFFQEYFGTVIPAGDNKFAALNTAVWSGGSFVYVPPGVHVEIPLQAYFRINTENMGQFERTLIIADEGSYVHYIEGCTAPIYKSDSLHSAVVEIIVKKNARVRYTTIQNWSNNVYNLVTKRAVAHEGATMEWIDGNIGSKVTMKYPSIFLMGEHAKGETLSVAFAGPGQHQDAGAKMIHMAPYTQSSIVSKSIARGGGRAGYRGEVRVAPEAHHSANTVRCDALLVDTISRSDTYPAIDIRVDDVQLGHEATVSKVSEEQLFYLMSRGMPEDEAMAMIVRGFIEPIARELPMEYALELNKLIEMGMEGSVG, encoded by the coding sequence ATGTCGGATGTGCTCATCGACCGACCGGAGCTGGACGGACTCGGCGTCTACGAGTTCGGCTGGCACGACCCCGACGCCGCGGGTGCCAGCGCCAAGCGCGGGCTGTCCGAGGCGGTCGTCCGCGACATCTCGGCGCTGAAAGCCGAGCCCGAATGGATGCTGAAGACGCGCCTCAAAGGCCACCAGCTCTTCGGTCGCAAGCCCATGCCCACGTGGGGCGCCGACCTGTCGGAGATCGACTTCGACAACATCAAGTACTTCGTGCGCTCGACCGAGAAGCAGGCGCAGTCCTGGGAGGACCTCCCCGAGGACATCCGCAACACGTACGAGAAGCTCGGCATCCCCGAGGCCGAGCGTGCGCGCCTGGTCGCCGGTGTCGCCGCCCAGTACGAGTCCGAGGTGGTCTACCACCAGATCAACGAGGAGCTCGAGAAGCAGGGTGTCATCTTCATGGACACCGACACGGCGCTCCGTGAGCACCCCGAGTTCTTCCAGGAGTACTTCGGCACGGTCATCCCGGCCGGCGACAACAAGTTCGCCGCACTGAACACCGCCGTGTGGTCCGGCGGCTCGTTCGTCTACGTGCCGCCGGGCGTGCACGTCGAGATCCCGCTGCAGGCCTACTTCCGCATCAACACGGAGAACATGGGCCAGTTCGAGCGGACGCTCATCATCGCGGACGAGGGCTCGTACGTGCACTACATCGAGGGCTGCACGGCCCCGATCTACAAATCGGACTCGCTGCACTCGGCCGTCGTCGAGATCATCGTGAAGAAGAACGCCCGCGTGCGCTACACGACGATCCAGAACTGGTCGAACAACGTCTACAACCTCGTCACCAAGCGCGCCGTGGCCCACGAGGGAGCGACGATGGAGTGGATCGACGGCAACATCGGATCCAAGGTCACGATGAAGTACCCGTCGATCTTCCTCATGGGCGAGCACGCCAAGGGCGAGACCCTGTCGGTCGCCTTCGCCGGTCCCGGTCAGCACCAGGACGCCGGCGCGAAGATGATCCACATGGCGCCGTACACGCAGTCGTCGATCGTCTCGAAGTCGATCGCCCGCGGTGGCGGGCGCGCGGGGTACCGCGGCGAGGTCCGCGTCGCTCCGGAGGCGCACCACTCGGCCAACACCGTGCGCTGCGACGCGCTGCTCGTCGACACGATCTCGCGGTCGGACACCTACCCCGCGATCGACATCCGCGTCGACGACGTGCAGCTCGGGCACGAGGCGACGGTGTCGAAGGTCAGCGAAGAGCAGCTGTTCTACCTCATGAGCCGGGGGATGCCCGAGGACGAGGCCATGGCGATGATCGTCCGCGGCTTCATCGAACCGATCGCGCGCGAGCTGCCCATGGAATACGCCCTCGAGCTCAACAAGCTCATCGAGATGGGCATGGAAGGATCCGTCGGCTGA
- the sufC gene encoding Fe-S cluster assembly ATPase SufC: MAVLEIRDLHVTVETEAGQTPILNGVDLTVRTGETHAIMGPNGSGKSTLAYTIAGHPKYTVTSGSITLDGEDVLEMSVDERARAGLFLAMQYPVEIPGVTVTNFLRTAKTAIDGEAPAIRSWTKDVKESMKNLRMDPKFAQRNVNEGFSGGEKKRHEILQLELLKPAIAVLDETDSGLDVDALKIVSEGVNRAKDATDLGVLLITHYTRILRYIQPQFVHVMVAGRIVEEGGPELAERLENEGYDRFVDPAAPIEA; this comes from the coding sequence ATGGCTGTTCTCGAGATCCGCGACCTGCATGTGACCGTCGAGACCGAGGCGGGGCAGACCCCGATCCTCAACGGTGTCGACCTGACCGTCCGCACGGGCGAGACCCACGCGATCATGGGCCCCAACGGGTCGGGCAAGTCGACGCTCGCCTACACGATCGCCGGACACCCGAAGTACACCGTGACGTCGGGCTCGATCACCCTCGACGGAGAAGACGTCCTGGAGATGTCGGTCGACGAGCGTGCGCGCGCGGGCCTGTTCCTCGCGATGCAGTACCCCGTGGAGATCCCCGGCGTGACGGTCACGAACTTCCTGCGTACCGCCAAGACCGCGATCGACGGCGAAGCGCCGGCGATCCGCTCCTGGACCAAGGACGTCAAGGAGTCGATGAAGAACCTGCGCATGGACCCGAAGTTCGCCCAGCGCAACGTCAACGAGGGCTTCTCGGGTGGCGAGAAGAAGCGCCACGAGATCCTGCAGCTCGAGCTGCTGAAGCCGGCGATCGCCGTGCTCGACGAGACCGACTCGGGCCTCGACGTCGACGCGCTGAAGATCGTCTCGGAGGGCGTCAACCGCGCCAAGGACGCGACCGACCTCGGTGTTCTGCTGATCACGCACTACACGCGCATCCTGCGGTACATCCAGCCGCAGTTCGTGCACGTGATGGTCGCCGGTCGCATCGTCGAGGAGGGCGGACCGGAGCTCGCCGAGCGCCTGGAGAACGAGGGCTACGATCGCTTCGTCGACCCTGCCGCTCCCATCGAAGCCTAG
- the sufD gene encoding Fe-S cluster assembly protein SufD → MTTATQTPAGTSAEGHIDPAATLTGGGFVPVQTRSERPTSFEPADFGAPSGHEVNWKHTPLARIAHLLRDEPAPSDVIGVEVSAPAGVEQARLAAGEAPRGEVFRPEDVASAIAWSQEAEAPLIRIPAGVELDEPVIVRLTGRGGVAHAHVVIEAQPHARGTVILRHEGAAEQLQNVEIIVRDGAALTVVSVQRWDDGAVHLASHQARVDRDASLTHVVVSLGGGVVRVNPSVELAGAGASGKLYGLSFADSGQHLESQVYLHHKGPHTVGDVLYKGALQGAGARSVWIGDVLIGPDATGTDSYEANRNLVLTDGARADSIPNLEIETGDILGAGHASATGRFDDEQLFYLQARGISEDEARRLVVLGFLSEIVQKIGIDELHDELIEAIEAELALTQGIVEASA, encoded by the coding sequence ATGACGACAGCGACCCAGACCCCCGCCGGGACATCGGCGGAGGGTCACATCGACCCTGCGGCCACACTGACCGGCGGCGGCTTCGTCCCAGTGCAGACGCGCTCGGAGCGACCCACGTCGTTCGAGCCGGCCGACTTCGGCGCACCCAGCGGGCACGAGGTCAACTGGAAGCACACCCCGCTCGCCCGCATCGCGCACCTGCTGCGCGACGAGCCCGCCCCCAGCGACGTCATCGGCGTCGAGGTGAGCGCCCCCGCCGGCGTCGAGCAGGCCCGACTGGCGGCCGGCGAGGCCCCGCGCGGCGAGGTGTTCCGGCCTGAAGACGTCGCGAGCGCCATCGCCTGGTCGCAGGAGGCGGAGGCGCCGCTCATCCGCATCCCGGCCGGTGTCGAGCTCGACGAGCCCGTCATCGTCCGTCTCACCGGCCGCGGCGGCGTCGCGCACGCGCACGTCGTCATCGAGGCCCAGCCGCACGCCCGGGGCACCGTCATCCTGCGCCACGAGGGTGCGGCCGAGCAGCTGCAGAACGTCGAGATCATCGTTCGTGACGGCGCGGCCCTCACCGTCGTCTCGGTGCAGCGCTGGGACGACGGGGCCGTGCACCTGGCATCCCACCAGGCCCGCGTCGACCGTGACGCCTCGCTGACCCATGTGGTCGTCAGCCTCGGCGGCGGCGTCGTGCGCGTCAACCCGTCGGTGGAGCTCGCCGGCGCCGGCGCCTCGGGCAAGCTCTACGGCCTGTCGTTCGCCGACTCGGGGCAGCACCTCGAGAGCCAGGTGTACCTGCACCACAAGGGTCCGCACACCGTCGGCGACGTCCTCTACAAGGGCGCGCTCCAGGGTGCGGGCGCACGCAGCGTCTGGATCGGCGACGTGCTGATCGGCCCGGATGCCACCGGAACCGACTCGTACGAGGCGAACCGCAACCTGGTGCTCACCGACGGCGCACGCGCCGACTCGATCCCGAACCTGGAGATCGAGACGGGCGACATCCTCGGCGCCGGCCATGCGAGTGCGACCGGGCGTTTCGACGACGAGCAGCTCTTCTACCTGCAGGCGCGCGGCATCTCCGAGGACGAGGCGCGACGCCTCGTCGTCCTCGGCTTCCTCTCCGAGATCGTGCAGAAGATCGGCATCGACGAGCTGCACGACGAGCTGATCGAGGCGATCGAGGCGGAGCTCGCCCTCACCCAGGGCATCGTGGAGGCATCCGCATGA
- a CDS encoding LysR family transcriptional regulator, translating into MDDLAADLDLQSLRIVRAIGDTGSITGAAAVLGYSQPTISQHLRRLESRLDIAVVERVGRGVRLTEAGRILARHAVEVMLAVEAAAEELAQLQGLRTGVVRLVAFPSTSPVIVPRVIAALAAAHPGLTLTYVEAEPPEAVEAIREDRADIALTFSYPGDRADPHGASARGLSVRGIGSDDLMLVLPSGHPAARSLPGMIDVAALADETWIAGCPRCRGHLLELCGRAGFSPRIGFETDNAVAVEGLVAQGIGIATLPRMAVESFPPLAGVVAAPLPAVEARRLHLVTARDAERVPSLRAALDTVRAVLGERLGAVAPGRAEPGESTDAATRATGHPAAAN; encoded by the coding sequence ATGGATGACCTGGCCGCCGATCTCGATCTGCAGAGCCTGCGGATCGTTCGCGCGATCGGCGACACGGGCTCGATCACGGGCGCGGCTGCCGTGCTCGGATACAGCCAGCCGACGATCAGCCAGCACCTGCGTCGGCTCGAGTCGCGCCTCGACATAGCGGTGGTCGAACGGGTGGGGCGCGGCGTGCGTCTCACCGAGGCCGGGCGGATCCTCGCGCGCCACGCGGTCGAGGTGATGCTCGCGGTCGAGGCGGCGGCGGAGGAGCTCGCCCAGCTGCAGGGACTGCGCACCGGTGTCGTGCGGCTGGTCGCCTTCCCGTCGACATCGCCGGTCATCGTGCCGCGCGTGATCGCCGCACTCGCCGCCGCGCACCCGGGGCTGACGCTCACCTACGTCGAGGCCGAGCCCCCCGAGGCCGTCGAGGCGATCCGTGAGGACCGCGCCGACATCGCCCTCACTTTCAGCTATCCCGGAGACCGTGCCGATCCCCATGGCGCGAGTGCCCGGGGCTTGTCGGTGCGGGGCATCGGCAGCGACGACCTCATGCTCGTGTTGCCCTCCGGTCACCCGGCGGCGCGGTCGCTGCCGGGGATGATCGACGTCGCGGCGCTCGCCGATGAGACCTGGATCGCCGGGTGCCCCCGCTGCCGCGGGCACCTTCTGGAACTGTGCGGCAGAGCGGGATTCTCACCGCGCATCGGCTTCGAGACCGACAACGCCGTCGCGGTCGAAGGGCTCGTCGCGCAGGGCATCGGCATCGCCACGCTGCCGCGCATGGCGGTCGAGTCGTTCCCCCCGCTGGCCGGTGTCGTCGCCGCTCCGCTCCCCGCGGTCGAGGCCCGCCGGCTGCACCTGGTGACGGCGCGCGACGCCGAGCGCGTGCCGTCGTTGCGGGCAGCCCTTGACACGGTGCGCGCGGTGCTGGGCGAGCGGCTCGGCGCGGTGGCGCCGGGTCGCGCCGAACCCGGAGAGTCGACGGACGCGGCGACGCGGGCCACGGGGCATCCGGCCGCCGCGAACTAG
- a CDS encoding aminotransferase class V-fold PLP-dependent enzyme, with amino-acid sequence MLTATLDALAPLRRQFDAPRGYLAACTAGLPLAATRDAIVSAFSAAPDVASFSVAVEDSRAHFARLVGVGADRVAIGAQTSVQVSALAAALPDGAEVLVPDDEFSSLVLPFVHAGRGIRVRSAPLSRLAEAIRPGTTLVAFSLVQSATGEVADLDAVCDAAERVGARTVCDATQAVGWMPVDAARVDALLCHAYKWLCCPRGVAFMAVGRDYARTLRPVQAGWYAGGDPWQSCYGGGADLAACARRFDVSPAWQAFVGAEPALRAFAEADLNALYEHATGLAAAFRARLGIAEPECPSAIVTWPDATGCDLARLTAAGVVASGRNGCARVAFHVFNDSGDVDLAADALGR; translated from the coding sequence ATGCTCACCGCGACGCTCGACGCCCTCGCCCCGCTCCGGCGCCAGTTCGACGCGCCGAGAGGCTACCTCGCCGCCTGCACCGCAGGACTCCCCCTCGCCGCCACGCGCGACGCCATCGTGTCCGCCTTCTCCGCCGCACCCGACGTCGCGTCCTTCAGCGTCGCCGTCGAGGATTCGCGTGCCCACTTCGCGCGACTCGTCGGCGTCGGTGCCGATCGCGTCGCCATCGGGGCGCAGACCTCGGTGCAGGTCTCGGCCCTCGCCGCCGCCCTCCCCGACGGCGCCGAGGTGCTGGTGCCCGACGATGAGTTCTCGTCCCTCGTCCTGCCGTTCGTGCACGCCGGGCGCGGCATCCGCGTCCGCTCCGCCCCGCTCTCGCGTCTCGCGGAGGCGATTCGCCCCGGCACGACCCTCGTGGCGTTCTCGCTGGTGCAGTCCGCGACGGGTGAGGTCGCCGATCTCGACGCCGTGTGCGATGCGGCCGAGCGCGTCGGTGCGCGGACGGTCTGCGACGCGACCCAGGCGGTCGGTTGGATGCCGGTCGACGCCGCCCGGGTCGACGCGCTCCTCTGTCACGCGTACAAGTGGCTCTGCTGCCCCCGCGGAGTCGCCTTCATGGCGGTCGGCCGCGACTATGCGCGCACACTCCGACCGGTGCAGGCGGGCTGGTACGCCGGGGGCGACCCGTGGCAGTCGTGCTACGGCGGCGGCGCCGATCTCGCCGCGTGCGCCCGCCGCTTCGACGTCTCACCCGCGTGGCAGGCCTTCGTCGGCGCGGAACCGGCGCTGCGCGCCTTCGCCGAGGCCGACCTGAACGCCCTGTACGAGCACGCGACCGGGCTCGCCGCGGCCTTCCGCGCCCGCCTCGGCATCGCCGAGCCCGAGTGCCCCAGCGCGATCGTGACCTGGCCGGATGCCACGGGATGCGACCTGGCCCGGCTCACCGCCGCGGGGGTGGTCGCCTCGGGCCGCAACGGATGCGCACGCGTCGCGTTCCACGTCTTCAACGACAGCGGCGACGTCGATCTGGCCGCCGACGCGCTCGGCCGCTGA